One segment of Polyodon spathula isolate WHYD16114869_AA chromosome 20, ASM1765450v1, whole genome shotgun sequence DNA contains the following:
- the galk1 gene encoding galactokinase, with protein sequence MMAACQTPSLPSLLVKARRVYRESFGDTEPEIAVSAPGRVNLIGEHTDYNDGLVLPMALPMVTVLVGSQTTDTSVSIVTAAEEADEPRRVDFPLPQDSNPLTPGEPKWANYVKGVIQHYRAGPLPGFRAVIVSNVPLGGGLSSSASLEVAVYTFLQQICSDDNDLVAKALACQKAEHTFASMPCGIMDQFISVMGKEGHALLIDCRSLEATLVPLTNPGVVILITNSNVRHSLTGSEYPSRRRQCEEAARTLGKASLREASMEDLAAAKDRLDSETSRRAHHVIGEIARTAQAAEALRAGEYREFGRLMVESHRSLRDNYNVSCPELDQLVAAAMEVEGVYGSRMTGGGFGGCTVTLLEASAVDRATQHIQEKYSGTATFYITTPSEGARALSL encoded by the exons ATGATGGCTGCCTGTCAGACGCCCAGCCTACCTTCCCTGTTGGTGAAGGCTCGGCGGGTGTACCGGGAAAGCTTCGGGGACACGGAGCCAGAGATAGCGGTGTCAGCGCCAGGGAGAGTCAATCTAATTGGAGAACACACGGATTATAACGACGGATTGGTTTTGCCCATG gcaTTGCCCATGGTGACAGTATTGGTGGGCAGTCAGACCACTGATACCAGCGTTTCCATAGTTACAGCTGCAGAAGAGGCTGATGAACCCCGGCGAGTGGACTTTCCCCTTCCTCAGGATTCCAACCCTCTCACCCCTGGGGAACCCAAATGGGCCAACTACGTGAAAGGAGTCATCCAGCACTACCGAG CCGGACCGCTCCCAGGATTCCGAGCTGTGATAGTCAGCAATGTACCACTAGGTGGCGGCCTGTCCAGCTCTGCCTCACTAGAAGTGGCTGTGTACACCTTCTTGCAGCAGATCTGTTCAG ATGACAATGATTTAGTGGCGAAGGCTCTGGCCTGTCAGAAAGCAGAACACACTTTTGCCAGCATGCCCTGTGGGATCATGGACCAGTTTATATCAGTCATGGGCAAGGAGGGGCATGCACTGCTTATAGATTGCAG ATCCTTAGAGGCAACCCTGGTGCCCCTCACAAACCCTGGTGTGGTTATTCTTATCACTAACTCCAATGTACGCCACTCTCTGACTGGCAGTGAGTACCCCAGCCGGCGCCGACAGTGTGAGGAGGCAGCCCGCACCCTGGGAAAGGCCAGCCTCAGGGAGGCAAGCATGGAGGACCTGGCCG CTGCGAAGGATCGTTTGGATAGTGAGACATCCCGGCGAGCTCATCATGTGATCGGGGAGATCGCAAGGACCGCACAGGCGGCCGAGGCGCTGAGGGCAGGGGAGTACCGCGAGTTCGGGAGGCTGATGGTGGAGAGCCATCGCTCCCTCAG GGACAACTACAATGTGAGCTGTCCAGAGCTGGATCAGCTGGTTGCCGCGGCAATGGAGGTGGAGGGGGTGTATGGCAGCAGGATGACCGGTGGGGGTTTCGGGGGCTGCACAGTCACACTGCTGGAGGCCTCAGCTGTGGATAGAGCCACCCAACACATTCAG GAGAAGTATAGCGGGACAGCCACGTTCTATATCACTACTCCCTCAGAGGGAGCCAGAGCCCTGAGTCTGTGA